Part of the Mycolicibacterium mageritense genome is shown below.
GCTGGCCCTGCATGCCGCAGAACAAGGTGCCGCTCACCTGTTGCGGCGTCGCGTTACGCCGCCACGGCCCCGGCGTTCACTCGCCCAGTCGACAGTTGTCGATGAGCCCAGCATGATTGCCTGTCATGTGGGACAGGAAACGAGACAACGTGATCTCTAGGTGGCGAGTGCCTGGCATTGACGACCACGACGGTGTCGGTTCGTCGGGTTGCCACTTCGTCGTGGAAGGGGTTATCTGTCGGAAGTTGTCGACGAAAGCGGCCGTCCTGCGGTCGAGTGCCGTGCGATTTCGACGAACGGCCGGCTACCGCGTGGCGTTGTCGCCCTTCAACAGACTGGCGAGCAGCGAGGCGAGAAGCTCGACGCCGCAGGAGATGTCTCCGAACGGGCGATCGGCGAGATTCTCGGTCGCCAGCAGGGTCGCGTAGCCGTGAGACATTGACAAACCGGCATTGACGCGGCTCGCAACGTTGGCCCTCTGTGACAGCATCGGGGTCGCCAGCACCGATCAGGCTTCGTCGCGCGCTTCCGTAGAGGATTTCGAAGGCCTCCGTGCGAGACCTCTTGAAGTCGGGTCGTCTTGGTGGCTGGGGTAGGCCGGATCAACACCTCATCGAACCCGGGTTCTTCGAGTGCGAACCTCATGTACTCCGTACCCCTGGGAGAGGAACCCTCGATCATCGATGCAGCTGGTCCGATCGTCGCCATCGTTCTAAACCCTTCTGCGGCAACGGCGGTGAATAGGCCGGTCTCGTCGGCGAAGTGACAAGCAAGGGCTGCATGGGTGACGCCTCCTCGGCGGGCGATTCCCGACAGTGTTGACGCAGACTCGGTCCCTGTTGACCGGGCCTATCGGCATACGCGCTACGCCGAACCGTGCGGCGCCGGCCTCCATTCAAACGGCCGCGCGGAAAGGTTTGTGAGCCAGCACCGCTCTTGAGGGAGCCGTTGGCATCGAGCAGACCCCTGCCGGGCGACACCATTTCAACCACCGCGGTTAGAAACTGCTCCGCGGATTCATTGGCCGCGTGTGAGGTCACGTGGTTCGGCCCACGCCGGTTATGTGTGGTTGTGCCAAGCGGATTGAGCCACGCGATGAAAGTTGCCGCCGAGCACAGCGGCGATGTCGGTGGTCGTCCATCCGTGCTGGGTGAGGTGTTCGCCGAGCCTGAGCAGTGTTTCGGGTGGCATCCATTGGATGGTTCCCCATCGCGTGTAGCTCTCATCGAACAGGTGCGGGTTGCGGGTGATTTCGTCGACGAAGTCGGCGTAGTCGAAGCAGAAGTCGGTGCTGATGCCGACGTGGTCGATGCCGACCAGGTCCACGGCGTACTCCAGGTGCTGTGTCATGGCGTCAAGGGTGGGGGTGTTGGGGCCCAGGAAGATCCCGACGCCGGTAATGCCGACAACACCACCGGTGGCCGCGCAGGCCCGGGCTTGGTCGTCGGTGATGTTGCGGGGATGCTCCCAGACCGCCCGCATGCACGAATGGCTGTAGATGACCGGGCCGGCGGAGACCTCGCACATGTCCAGGCCCGTGCGGACACTGCAGTGCGACCCGTCGGGAACGATGCCGACCGTATTCATCTGGGCCACGATCGAACGCCCCCACCCGGTCAGGCCGCCGTCGGCGGGGTCCAGGCAGCCGCTGCCGGCACGGTTGGCGTGGTTGTAGGTGGGCAGCAGCGTGCGCACGCCCATGTCGGCCAGGGTCGCTAGATTGTCGAGGTCGTCATCGAGGGGACGGGAGTCCTCGAGGTCGAACACCACCGCGACACGACCCGCACGAGTAATGGCCTCGACGTCGTCGGCGCCGCCCGCCAACTGCAGGTCCGGGTGGGCCTCGACCCCGGCGTGGTAGTGGCCCAGCAGCGCCATGGTGTCGTCGAAGCTGTGCGGCGAATACCCCGCGTTGACCGACACGAACGCGCCCCCGCGGCGCCGGTAGCGAGCCAGCGGTTCGACGTCGGCGTCGGTCCGCAACGGCAAGCAGGTGTGCTGATCCCACAGCAGTGACGTCATGGATAACGATCCTGCACCATCGCGCCCCAAGCCTGGTTGCCGCTGCGCACCGAGCACCGGCACCGTTTACCCGTGACGAGTCCGACCGATTGCGTTGCACGAGGGCATACCCGCGTCCACTGTCATGTGTAAGGCGATGCCGAGCTCCTTTCGGCGGGCGCCAGTGGCGCCGCATTTGATTGGCGCATCAGGGTACGGTGCGGCCGCTTGTCGTTTACTCAGTGCTCGTGGCCGGGCGTGCCTGGTTGAGGGTGTCGAGGTGGCGGGTGGCGAGTTCGCCGAGTCGGATGACGCCTTCGGCGATCTGGCGGGCCAGCTGGGTTGGGTCGTCGCTGATCCGGCCGTGCAGGTTGCCGGTGCGCCAGAGGGCGGCTAACCCGTGCGACAGCGACCATCCGGCCACGACGACGCCGGTGATGTCATGTTCGGGCGGTGCGGCCAGGCTGGTGCGCGCGCTGCCGTAGAGAATGGCGAAAGCCGCGTTGCGGGCCTCGATGAGGTCCGGGTCGTCGTCGCTGTAGAGGTCG
Proteins encoded:
- a CDS encoding dipeptidase, with translation MTSLLWDQHTCLPLRTDADVEPLARYRRRGGAFVSVNAGYSPHSFDDTMALLGHYHAGVEAHPDLQLAGGADDVEAITRAGRVAVVFDLEDSRPLDDDLDNLATLADMGVRTLLPTYNHANRAGSGCLDPADGGLTGWGRSIVAQMNTVGIVPDGSHCSVRTGLDMCEVSAGPVIYSHSCMRAVWEHPRNITDDQARACAATGGVVGITGVGIFLGPNTPTLDAMTQHLEYAVDLVGIDHVGISTDFCFDYADFVDEITRNPHLFDESYTRWGTIQWMPPETLLRLGEHLTQHGWTTTDIAAVLGGNFHRVAQSAWHNHT